The Anopheles coluzzii chromosome 2, AcolN3, whole genome shotgun sequence genome window below encodes:
- the LOC120949004 gene encoding heparan sulfate glucosamine 3-O-sulfotransferase 5, giving the protein MPTKRRGDQLRDCSVTLPLDILWLPKAAMRPFGPDSSHSDCVLVVGVSRPKLAALFLSVMLLSLFLTFHILYDSAVYSIQAATAISENKISILTNHIPNPPVINQPVVFPNRIHFPKTSRRLPQCLIIGVRKCGTRALLEMLYLHPRIQKAAGEVHFFDRDENYLRGLEWYRKKMPHSFRGQITIEKSPSYFVTPEVPERVRAMNASIKLLLIVREPVTRAISDYTQLRSHAATATLPQQQSLSSTSPLSRSFEELALLPNGTVNEAYRPLAISQYHVHVHRWLEVFPREQLLVVNGDQLIDDPVSQLRRIEDFLGIEPRIGSNNFYFNETKGFYCLRNETGDKCLRETKGRKHPRVDPVVISKLRKFFVEHNQKFYELVGEDLGWPEE; this is encoded by the exons ATGCCCACGAAACGACGCGGCGACCAATTGAGGGATTGTTCCGTCACCTTACCATTGGATATTCT ATGGTTACCCAAAGCGGCTATGAGGCCCTTCGGGCCAGATTCTTCACACTCCGACTGCGTCCTCGTGGTAGGCGTATCGAGGCCTAAGCTGGCAGCGCTCTTTCTCTCGGTGATGCTGCTGTCGCTCTTTCTCACGTTTCACATCCTGTACGACAGTGCGGTGTACAGCATACAG GCGGCAACTGCAATTTCGGAGAACAAAATTTCCATCCTAACAAATCACATACCCAATCCACCGGTGATCAATCAACCCGTCGTGTTTCCGAACCGAATACACTTTCCCAAAACTAGCCGTAGGTTACCACAA TGTTTAATAATCGGAGTGAGAAAGTGTGGCACACGCGCCCTGCTCGAGATGCTGTACTTGCATCCAAGGATACAGAAGGCCGCCGGCGAGGTGCATTTTTTCGATCGCGACGAAAACTACCTGAGGGGGCTCGAGTGGTACCGGAAGAAGATGCCACACTCCTTCCGTGGCCAGATAACGATCGAGAAGAGCCCCAGCTATTTCGTGACACCCGAg GTTCCGGAGCGGGTCCGAGCGATGAATGCGTCCATCAAGCTGCTGCTAATTGTAAGGGAACCCGTAACGAGAGCAATATCCGATTACACACAGCTTCGAAGTCACGCAGCAACGGCAACACTACCCCAGCAGCAGAGCCTCTCGTCAACTTCGCCTCTGTCGAG GTCGTTTGAGGAGCTGGCCCTTCTGCCGAACGGTACGGTCAACGAGGCGTACCGACCGCTAGCCATCTCGCAGTATCACGTGCACGTGCACCGGTGGCTGGAAGTGTTCCCCCGCGAGCAATTACTGGTCGTCAACGGTGACCAGCTTATCGACGATCCGGTTTCGCAGCTGCGCCGAATAGAGGATTTTTTAG GCATCGAGCCACGGATCGGTAGCAATAACTTTTACTTCAACGAAACGAAAGGCTTCTACTGCCTGCGGAACGAGACGGGCGACAAGTGTCTGCGGGAGACGAAGGGCCGGAAGCACCCGCGCGTCGATCCGGTTGTGATATCGAAGTTGCGTAAGTTCTTCGTGGAACACAATCAAAAATTCTACGAGCTCGTCGGCGAGGATCTCGGCTGGCCGGAAGAGTAG